Part of the Erinaceus europaeus chromosome 5, mEriEur2.1, whole genome shotgun sequence genome is shown below.
TGAGAAGCCTGGCCCAGCTCTGTGAGGGCAAGAAATGGCACCGTACTACCTCTCAGACTCTACCTCTTTCTTTTCCAAGATTCTTTGCAAGTCTGAATCTGAAACAGGCTACCCTTTGCCTCAGACTGGCACGTATAATTTGACTGGTAAGGTGTCATCGGGCCTCTGTGTTTGAGCACGTTGTGCAAACTCGGCTCAGGTCTTCGGTCCTCACAGCCACACTCCCGTCGGCTTTTCTCCTTGGCTTTTACTCTGCGCACACTAGAGGCACCGAAGGCATCTTAGATCCGGAGGAAGTACCTGAGGAGACTATTTGGGGACACCTTGCAGCCATGGCAACATGCCTCCTGAAGGGGCCTGCGTGCGGCTGGAAATGTTCCACTCGCAGGTAATGACACATATTTCCAAACAGCCCCAAGCCAGCCCAAGAAAGAATAGACAGATGGTTTGAGGTGTGTCAGGAATAGGATTTACAAAATGAGATTATGGTTCTACTGGAAAATAACAGCAGTCATTGTCAACAGATGGAACACACTCGCTTTTTGCCATGGGGCAGAGGAAAAAaaggtttcttccttttttgctttttgcCTCATATGAATGAGTTTGCCCAGATACAGAGCTCTGTCAGGTTTTATATTATAGGCACGTGGAGAGGTTACATGACTTGTCCTCCACTAAGATTTCTTCAGATCAAAGCAGGGAAGTTGTAGTCTGTCTTCAGGCATGGTTGACGGTGCGGGGCCGGTCTTGGTTGTGTCTGGCAAATGAACCGACATCCTTTTCCCCTTGAACACGGTAAAGATCACACCATCTGAGCCGTCAGCTGAGGGGAGTGAGTCTGAGTCCTCCTGAATGTGTCCATGTGATGGCGGGAATCAAACCTGCAGCACAAGGTGCAGTGCATCTGACTGGCCCCTTAGCTAAGGAGGCCACCTTTTAGCTGCTGAAGGTGGATGAAAGAGCTTCTGCTAATGAtgtaaaaaccaaaacaaatcaAGAAAAAGCAACTaaagtctctccttccttccttttttaaaaatttgatatctttatttattggataaagacagccagaaatctagagggaagggagagacagagagggagagagacagagagacatttaaagccctgcttcaccactcataaagttttccccctgcaagtggggagcaagggcttgaacccaggtccttgtgcattataatgtgtgtgctcaaccaggtgtgtcaccgcctggccccaagtctCTCTAATTCAACTAAGTTTAGAATGCTTCCTCCTGGGAGCGTTTGGCGGTACAGGCGGAGGAGTGGGGCTAATGGTTCTCAGAAGAGCCACTGACACACTTTCTAATCTCTCCGTGATGGGTGTCTGTTAACACCTCTCCCCCGTAGTCTTGTCCGtagtccccctccccaccccatcctgtcctctgtccccagaatcctttgctttgctgcaatacaccaaaccagtccaagtttcctTTGTGTCTCTGCTTTCTATTGCATTTTTACCGAGAAGATGGGAAGGAATCACTCGTGGGGTGGAGAAGAGACTCTGTTACCCAGATCCGAGCCGTCCCCACAAGTATAAAGAGAAAACTGGCCTTGGAAGTGCTTCATGCCGCCCATCGGCTTCGGCAGCTAGCACCCAAGGGCAACTGGCAGCGAAGCATGTGAGGCCTCCCAGCTGGCAAGCCGGATCTCTGACTGGTGGGGAAAATGGCCCAGTGAGAATCAGCAATCTTGCATCACTAGTGAAAAGTCTTCCTTGGCCTTTTTCATGTGGGCAACAAAACAAGACGCCCAGAAGGAGCCGCCGGGTGGTACCACATGGCCTGGTGGTCACTGACACAAGAAGTGTCTGACATGAATCAGACCAGTTTGGAATATTTCTGACCAGCCTGGATCCTAAGGTTGCCAGGTGTTAAGCTCAAGGGACACTCGCTTGCCCTTTTAGGGATTAAACACGTGTTTTCTCGTCATTCCCAGAGACAGACAACTGGTCAACCTTTGGCTcggttttgctttttttattttaacagattttttttcgaCTTAACACTTAAGGAGAAATGAGATCTTTTAAATGTTAAACTAAGAAGACTAGTCCTGGCCAGGCATCCCAGAGAACAGTGTCGCTATCACAGGTCGGATCGATCCCAGATGTACTCTGTAGTGGGAAGGTCAACAATGATGTAAACTAGTCTGAATGGTAATCACACGATGGTGAGCCAGCCCCCTGCACAAGGGCTGACCCACAGCTACATGCCGCCCAGCACGGGCACCAGAAACCATTGTCTCTGGACCTCAGAGGCGTGAGCTGGTCAGAATGATTTCTAAGTGTCCTCTCAGCTGGTGTTGAAAGATTCCATCTCTTGGGAACAGATGCAGTAACTGAGGCAGCAAATTTGCTGTGTTCGTAACAGATCTCAGAAATGAGATGCTTGGCCCTCATCCCAGGATGGAGGTCAGTTACCTCCTGCATCTTGTTGGCAGATTCTGCTCAGGAGGCCCGTTTCTGTGCAGTGGCTGCCCTGTCTCAGCAGTGACCCTGCCACACCGATGCAGGGGGAGACGCCGCTGTGAGCTTTCCAAGCTCACTCTCCACAGGAACACCAGGCTCatgacatctacagcactgtttctttttcttttttttccctccagggttattgctggggctcggtgcctgtaccacgaatccactgctcctggaggccgttttttttttctcttttgttgcccttgttgttttattgttgttgtagttattactgttgttgttattgatgttgttgttgttggataggacagagagaaatagagagaggaggggaagacagagaaggtgagagaaagacagacagctgcagacctgcttcaccgcctgtgaagtgacccccctatttaagtctattccaaggggtccatctattttttttttttttaaggattctcAGTTGATTTTCATGTGTGGCTGGGACTGAGGGCTATTTTCTGTGTGATTGTCTCATGAGGTGGTCCCACTGAAACACGTTCTGGTACACCGGGCTCACTGGGACTTTCTTGCTGACTAGAGGCTCCCTGAGAACAGAGGCCGCCTCACACTCTGTTTACCAGAGCGCTAGCATTTCCTGAATCACTGTTTCCCAGTGACCACCCCAGAAAAGGAGCCTGTGCTCCCTGCTGGCTTTCTGCTTACTCACTGGGTGACTTAGAGCAGGGAGTCAGATGAAACAGAGTAGCCGGTTCAGCTTGCATTTCTGACGGTCCATAAACAGCTTTTCAGGAGGTGTATTTCTCGTGGAATGTTTGTAGAGGTATTTTTATTTGCTGACACTAGCAACCCTACCCAGGTGTGTTTCTTTGGTTTTAGACCCCTTGGTCATAAAATGAGGAATGCAAGCTCTAGAGTAAATCATTTCAACTGAAAGGAAAAATGTTAAGACATCAGAATCGTTTTTATCATCTTATTGGGAGGGCTAAGGGTTTACAGCACAACTGGCAAGTGTGGTAAATCCAGTGGCAGTTTGGCAAATTCTTTCTCTCTAGGACTGAGGATTTGCTAAACAGGCCCCTAAGTAGAGTGTTCCAACGTGCATCTGTTCACACGTGCGATTATCACACTGCTGAGCAGGCCAGCAGGACAATACGGGAAGAAGTACTGGCTATTCATTGGTGTTCATTTTTCTCTAGTGGTTGATGCTTCTTTGTATTGCAAGGGACTCTTGCTTGCTGCTTAACACCAAAAATGTGACTTTTCAGTTTCTGTAAATAGTAGAGATGTCGGATTTCCAGAGCCCCTTCtcttcagtgtctctaaatcaCACAAAAGATCGCTGGTCCTCTTAGAACTTGATAAGAGCAAATGGGAATCTGTCTCTCTGGCTTAACTGCTGTGGTGTACAGACACGTGTGCCATGTCGTCAGATGCCAAACTGGTACGACTTGGGGAGTCCTAACAGAATCAGGTGTTTGATCTGAGTTTGTGACCCTGGTGGGTCCTCATGCATTTCTCCAGAGATAGCCTGAAGGGAATGTAGTTTGCCTCAGGCAATGTTTGTAAATTGAGGAATCATTAACATTGGAATTTCCAAATGAATTTTTTCCATGTCTGAAACACCAGGGAATGGAATGAGTCAGATGTCCTGGGAGGTAATTAGCAGGGTTCTTTTAAAAACAACTGCAACTTCAGGGAGGCTGACTGGTCCTAGTTTCTCCCCACAATAGATGAAGGACTTACGGCCAGGGGACCTCAGTAACTGATGGGGGTGAGCTTTGGAGGAGCACACTTCCAGACCCAGGTGAATTCTAGGGCTTGGTCAATATTAGAACAGGAAGTGGACTCCCACGTCTtgggggtggtggctcagtgggtggagCATAGGACTTCTGTGACTGAGGCCTATGACGGTCCCTGGCACTGCGTgcatctgagcagagctctgtcctcccacccccccaaaaaaaatcttaagaaaagtTTGTTAAAAAATGATCAATGGGTTTTCGGCTCCTGCGCTCCGAGCAGGAACAAGGTCGTTGAGACTCGGGTTTTCGGTCGGGCCTCCGCCATTTGTCTTTCTTTGGGTCTCTGCGTTGTTTCGCAGAGCTTCTGACAGCGCTATGCTGGGGCAGAGCATCCGGAGGTTCACGACCTCTGTGGTCCGTAGGAGCCACTATGAGGAGGGCCCAGGGAAGAATTTGCCCTTTTCCGTGGAAAACAAATGGCGGCTGTTAGTTATGATGACTCTTTACTTGGGATCCGGATTTGCTGCACCTTTCTTCATAGTGAGACACCAGCTGCTTAAGAAATGAGGACTCGGCTCATCTGTGAAGCAGATATGAAGAGGAACATTTCAAGAAAtcttgtctctaaaaaaaaactgaactcaACATATTAAAAGTATTTGTAAATCAAATGATATGAaccctctggaaaaaaaatgatcaatgaggggccaggtggtggtgcaactggttaagtgctcacatcacagggcacaaggaccggggttcaagccccagtccccacctgcaggggggaagcttcacaagtggtgatgcagggctgcaggtgtctctgtctctttccctctatctctccctcctctctcagtttctgtctctaaaaaataattttaaatgtttttaaatatgaatgcatttcctgtgattttttttttctttaacatcaGGCCAAATGGGAAGTAGAGGTTACTGAAACTTGCAGGCTAAAATTCCCTCCAtattctctggtctctcttccctctctcaccTCAGAGCACATGGGGAGAGTGAGCGTGCTGACTGGTCTCATCCCAGTTACAAGTCTCAGTGAACAATCCTGTCCTCACTCTCTGTTCATTGTCCCTGTGGGCATTCCAGACAGATTCCACTCACACTACTCCAGATCCTCTGCTCTACAGCTGATCATGAAAATATCCTCCGAAGGtctggatccatctgccaacacccatgtccagcagagaagtaatgacagaagccagaactcccaccttctgctccccataaagaattctggtccatcctctcagagggataaagaacagggaagcaggGGGtcgggggtagtgcagcgggttaagcgcacgtggcacaaagtgcaaggataaggatcccagttcgagcccccagctccccacttgcaggggtttgttttacaggtggtgaggcaggtctgcaggtgtctgtctttctctccccctctctggcttcccctcctctctccatttctctctgtcctatccaacagctaaaaacatcaaaaacaacaataaccacaataaggctacaacaacaagggcaacaaagggcgggggggggggggggggaggggaaggcctccaggagcagtggattcatggtgcaggcactgagccccagcaataaccctgggggcaaaaaaaaattcattaaaaaagaaaaaaagaacagggaagcttccaatggaggggatgggacatggaactctggaggtgggaactgtgtggaattgtccccctgtcatcttacagtcttgtccatcaagattaaatcactaactaaaaaaaaaccttaaatattCTTTTCCTATTGACTtgtattctattctctctacttCCAGAAAATTCTACTAAAAATATATCATGCAACACTGAGTGCTTGACCTGAGCCACGCATTTTGTATGTGCGATCTCATTTAATCTTTGGAACAATCTCACGACACAGACACAACCACCACTAAGGTTCTGAGTCTCCACCCTCCTTCTCCCAAAGAtaacaccagagttctcacagtctGCTTTCTTTAGCTTTCTTCCCCGAGTTCATGTGTCttggttctctagattccacacacgAGTGAAACCCTTGGCAGTTGTCTCTCATCTCCTTACTCCtctcactaagcatcatcacctccaattccacccATTTCATCTCAACAGACACAAtatctttttgactgcagagtagtattctatggagtatatatcccacgtCTTCATCTAGTCGTCTGCTGAtggacatctaggctgcttccactctgcgGCTGTTGTGAACAATGCGGCTGTGGATGCAGGGTGTGCGTGTCCCTTctgattagtgtttgagtgtccactgggtaAATGCCCGGGAATGGTGTTGCCGGGTCAGAAGGTgattccatttttacttgtttaaagATGCTGTGGATCTCTGGGCTTGGTCTGTGAATAGGTGACATTTTGAAGAGAAACGGAGCATAATGACCATCTATCCAAGTCTCTGCCTGTTTGTCAGTATTTAGTGTGAGTAATAATTTGCGCCTTTTCATCCCTGAACATATTGGAGGTGGCATAGTCAATTACATGAGTAATCACTTGCAAAGAGAAGTGAAAACTGAATGCATTGGGCTTGTTTGTTCTTTAATTTACTCATCTAACAAATATGTGTTTAATGCCTACCTCCACTGCACTGCGCAGGGTGGAAaggtggcaaagcagacaccgtTTCTGTCCCCACCAGAGACTGAAACCGAATAGGGCTGCTGACACGTAACACGAAGCCATGAACGTAGTTTTACAAATTGcgatgggaagacagaagggagaaagaaaagcaatAGCGGGGCCTGACAGATGGGGCAGTGCAGAAGCCAGACGCGCCCAAGGTTGCAGAGGAGAGGGCCGGAGTCAGCCTCCAGGACCGCCACAGGCCAGAGCGGAGCAGTCCTTCCTCCGTCTTCTTTCGCTCATAAATGGAAAATTCAGGGGAAACAAAGAGGAGATGCAGCAGACCGCTCAGCTGGTAGTGAGTGTCACGGTGCTCAGTGTGCGTCTGACGCTGGGGTAACTCTCTCTCCATCTACCCCCCTTGTCTGtcgtgtgtgtggggtgtgtgtgtgtatgtgtgtgtgtgtagtgtgtgtggtgtgtgtgtgtgtgtgtgtgtgtggggtgtgtcttCCGATCTGTCTCTGTTcctgaatttaaaatattttgcccGGGGCTtggtgaaatcacatatgcatgAGGCCTCTAGCAAAAACCAGAAGacttggaggaggaagaggagtcagACATGGGCTTGCTGGCCAAAGGCCTAGAGACGGAAGAAACTTGAGGAAGGAGTTGAGATGGGGCAGATCTCAGGAAGTTCCGGGGACTGAATGGATTGAGTACGAGGGTCCAGTTGTGGACATGAGGGGAGGCTTCTGGGAGAAGGAAGCCCTTGAGAAGACTTTTGAAAGGTTGTCAGGAGGTGGGGCTTCCACTGAGCAAGGAGCAGCAGGAGAAGGTTCAGAGAGGCTTTGGAGCAAGAAATGTTTCCCCCGGGACTGGCCCTGTGAGGAAGCAGTGGGCTCAGGGAAGCGAGGTCGGCTGGAACGAGAAGTTCCAACATGGATTTTCCAGTGAGACACATATTAGTAGATGGACCGGATTGGGAACTATGCCTTTGTGAACCCTGAGCTCGGCTCTGCGTCCTACCTCACTGCTCTGCTTGTTTACTACCATCAAGTAACCACTCGGCTGCTTTTGCGACGGAAATCAATAGCTTTGCTTCATCTAAAACTTGAGAGGCTGCTACAGGATACCCTAAAGTACCGCCTGTTTTAGTGAGCATGATTTTAGTAAGCACCCAGTGAACAGATGGGAAAAATGTCTGTGCAGAAGTGCTCGAGACTGGCATCCCCTCCATTTATGACCTTCTACCCTAGCACTAATCTTCAAATTGCATGGAGACTTTGAACCTACAGGATAATCAGTAGTTTCTAACAGAACTTTGGACTCATTAGAAGTACATGAAGAATTGGACAAAGGCTCAGATTTCAAGATTAAAGTGCCAGCTATTCCCTATAGCAAGCTGCTATTTAGGACAAATTGAGGATGGCTGGCTGCTGCCCTGGAGAGTGATtattgcaccccccccccccgctcatgCATACAGTGCTTTGGGACCATCGCAAGAAGGGGCTTCTCCTCTCCCAAGAAGCAGACTTGAATCAAGGTGTAAATTGTACAAAAGGACTGAAAACTCGGTCTTAACTTTTGGgcatcttcttttaaaaagacttatttatttaaaagagagggagagagagaaagaaggagaaagaagaagaggaagagcaaaaggaggaggaggaggaggaagagggaagagagagaaccaggatgTCATTCTGGTctatgcaatgccaaggatcagACTTGGGGCTTTCCACTTGAGGGTCCgaggctttatctactgcatcgcCTCCTGGCTGGTCCTGGCCATTCTTTCTTGGTGTCCAAAGTCAAATGCGGAGTGAGTCGAGTCAAGTCAAGTCAAGTCAGACATCACTT
Proteins encoded:
- the LOC107522990 gene encoding cytochrome c oxidase subunit 7C, mitochondrial — translated: MLGQSIRRFTTSVVRRSHYEEGPGKNLPFSVENKWRLLVMMTLYLGSGFAAPFFIVRHQLLKK